From the Neobacillus sp. PS3-34 genome, the window TACAATACGAGCCTCCGCTTCCTTGGCAATGTTTTTGGACCGATGCTTGGCGGTTTTGTTTCTGGTTACTATGGGTTTTCGGCAGTTTTTGTCAGCACAAGTACATTGTTGATTTTAAGTGGTGTAATCCTTTTATTATCTATGCTCAGGCATCCTAAGCTGGTTAAACATACAGCCTGAACAAAAAAAGACCCACTTGACTGGGTCTTTTTTTATTCTATAAAATGTCACTATTAAATCTGTATAGAAACAAATGTTCTATCTTGTATTTTAAGCATAAAATTATAAATTTACTCAAAAGAATCTTCCGAAATGGCTTACTACTTCCCCATTATTTCTTATTGATGATCTTGTCGATAATCCCATATTCGAGTGCTTCCTGAGCGCTCATAAAGTAATCCCGGTCCGTATCCTTTGCTACTTTTTCAACCGGCTGGCCGGTCCGCTCTGAAATGATACTGTTAATATGTTCCCGCAGCTTCAAAATTCTTCGGGCGGAGATTTCAATTTCCGTCGCCTGCCCCCTTGCGCCTCCTAGCGGCTGGTGAATCATAATTTCACTGTTCGGAAGAGCATATCTCTTCCCCTTTGTTCCCGCAAGAAGCAGCATGGCTCCAAATGAGGCAGCCATCCCGATGCAAATCGTGCTGATTTCTGGTTTAATATGCTCCATCGTATCAAAAATGGCAAAGCCTGCCGTCGTGGACCCACCTGGGCTATTAATATAAATAGAGATGTCTTTTTCAGGATTATCAGCTTCAAGAAACAGTAGCTGGGCAATCACACTATTTGCTACCTGGTCGTTTATTTCATCACCAATGATGACAATACGATCCTTTAACAAACGGGAATAAATATCGTACGAACGTTCCCCCTGTTAGATTGTTCAATTACATATGGTATGGTACCCATTTAAGTTCCTCCCTTTTTATGCTGCCATGCAATATAGGCTGAGAGGTGAGCCGGAGTGGTTTGGCTTAGCCAGCTTTGGAACTTCTGCCAACAGTGGGATACGTGAAATGGAGTCAATTAATATGCCAGGGTCCTGGGATTCAAGTGATTTGTAAAGCAGATCAGACAGCAATTCCTTCTCTTCTTCACTCCAGAAGGAATCAGTGGATTGAAGAAGGCTTTGTTTTTCTAGCCGGTTCTTTGATCGGTGCAGTAAAGATTTCACCGCTGTCTCAGTAGTGGACAATAAACCGGCAATTTCCTTTGCTTGAAAGTTAAATCCTTCTTTCAACATAAAGATAACGGCCTGTTTTGGGGTCAGATTGTTTATCAAGAGCTTCACAATATCA encodes:
- a CDS encoding sigma-70 family RNA polymerase sigma factor; the encoded protein is MTASRSLFCEERVKHIASQIDLAELYEGVHRYSRFLTKNNWEADDLVQEALLKGIQSYHPSQLTPSLLNKIAYHHWIDTLRKRKHEVVGIEGDVIERQDTSRPGMLIDIVKLLINNLTPKQAVIFMLKEGFNFQAKEIAGLLSTTETAVKSLLHRSKNRLEKQSLLQSTDSFWSEEEKELLSDLLYKSLESQDPGILIDSISRIPLLAEVPKLAKPNHSGSPLSLYCMAA